Proteins encoded together in one Impatiens glandulifera chromosome 1, dImpGla2.1, whole genome shotgun sequence window:
- the LOC124920610 gene encoding 50S ribosomal protein L9, chloroplastic, with the protein MASTTTSLSWGASSWLQSHGLARNEGARIPEKSSSVSLIVAQKKAKKLRKIILKEDVADLGKKGQLLDVKAGFYRNFLLPTGKAQIVTTLLLKEMRMEDERIDAEKKRVKEEAQQLAMIFETVGAFKVKRKGGKGKQIFGSVTAQDIVDIIKAQLQRDVDKRFVTLPEIRETGEYVAELKLHPDVTARVRLNVFAN; encoded by the exons ATGGCGTCGACGACTACTTCTCTATCCTGGGGCGCTTCATCATGGCTTCAGAGCCATGGATTAGCAAGAAACGAGGGTGCGAGAATCCCAGAGAAAAGCTCCTCCGTAAGTTTGATTGTAGCTCAAAAGAAAGCGAAAAAGCTAAGAAAG ATAATATTGAAGGAAGATGTTGCTGATTTGGGAAAGAAAGGGCAGCTATTGGACGTGAAAGCTGGATTTTACAGGAATTTTTTGCTTCCAACGGGAAAAGCCCAGATAGTCACTACACTTCTGCTCAA AGAAATGCGAATGGAAGATGAGAGAATTGATGCTGAGAAGAAACGG GTAAAAGAAGAGGCGCAACAGCTTGCTATGATATTTGAAACTGTTGGAGCATTTAAGGTGAAACGCAAGGGTGGGAAAGGGAAACAAATATTTGGCAG TGTTACTGCTCAAGATATCGTTGATATCATCAAGGCCCAGCTTCAAAG gGATGTTGACAAACGATTTGTTACTCTTCCTGAGATTCGAGAAACTGGGGAATATGTTGCAGAGCTTAAGCTTCACCCAGATGTTACTGCCCGTGTAAGGTTGAATGTCTTTGCAAACTGA
- the LOC124920631 gene encoding uncharacterized protein LOC124920631, which translates to MANGDEADEYLVSGARHGLKREFAFILSQAAFATPPGRTRAQRSNNALVANDVFRDLGKKRAKTLGGSKIRTNISDTPTAHCDKPLREEEESATERQICGDLKEDEKTVSPAEEESKSDVVDMSSDEEQNKSILVESKAESFDNESPEVFNDTKESDMDSSPLIEDPSEVEPGPSYEVGHVSEPPASYGTPQKSAIPSATITKEELLESSSNADTVTSKLENKTPKRLGLKKSPKKLKELLQSGLLEGLQVRYLRGPKTRGPTDMGLQGTINGTGITCSCDMCRGIQVVSPNKFELHAGSANKRPAEYIFLLNGKSLRDVLNVCKDNPLEGLEVVVNNFISCLSDKESISCLRGKGSIAKVGVGKTQKLSDSLKILKEPIRTSPAILKDSECVSSTILKESDDNSPTMMLDLKRDSPRILVDSEPCTTPSMEVINGSLMATSMQVVPIPNMSVNKSLQSKSQGKLTRKDLRMHKLVFEEDVLPDGTALAYYARGEKCAEGYKKGFGIFCFCCNAVVSPSQFEAHAGCASRRKPYLHIYASNGVSLHELSVALTKTRKVSQEEKDDMCSICGDGGELLCCDSCPRVFHTVCVSLPAIPENDWYCKYCQNTFQKEKFVERNANAVAAGRVAGIDPLEQITKRCIRILEVVAEADNGGCTLCGGHDFNKTGFGTRTVIICDQCEREYHVGCLKEHNMDDLKALPEGSWFCCTDCNKIHSTLENLLVSGEMKLTESSMSLIRKKLDEKVSNTGAELDIKWRLLSGKMASDETKAVLSQTVSIFHDRFDPIADSKSSSSDHLDLIPHMVYGRNWNGQDLGGMYCAVLSVNSMIVSAGVFRIFGTEVAELPLVATNIDFQGLGYFQSLFSCIEDLLVSLNVKDFVLPSAEEAKSIWTNKFGFAEMDENELKQYRKHYQMMVFQGTTMLHKSIMK; encoded by the exons ATGGCGAATGGTGACGAAGCGGACGAATATCTGGTCTCTGGCGCTCGTCATGGGTTGAAGCGTGAGTTTgcatttattttatctcaagCAGCATTTGCTACTCCTCCTGGACGGACACGTGCTCAGAGGTCAAATAATGCATTGGTGGCAAACGACGTATTCAGAGATTTGGGGAAGAAGAGGGCTAAGACGTTGGGGGGTTCAAAGATTCGAACTAATATTAGTGATACGCCCACTGCTCACTGTGATAAACCTTTGAGGGAGGAGGAGGAGAGCGCGACGGAGAGGCAGATTTGTGGTGATTTAAAAGAAGATGAGAAGACCGTTTCACCTGCTGAGGAGGAGTCGAAAAGTGACGTGGTTGACATGTCCAGTGATGAAGAACAAAACAAGAGCATTTTGGTTGAATCAAAGGCGGAATCATTTGACAATGAATCGCCCGAAGTTTTTAATGACACAAAAGAGAGTGATATGGATAGTTCTCCTCTCATTGAGGATCCGTCAGAAGTTGAACCAGGCCCTTCTTATGAGGTAGGACATGTCAGTGAACCACCAGCGTCATACGGTACTCCACAGAAGAGCGCGATTCCTTCAGCTACAATAACAAAAGAAGAACTATTGGAATCGTCATCTAATGCAGATACTGTAACAAGCAAATTGGAAAACAAAACACCAAAACGGCTTGGGCTGAAGAAATCTCCAAAGAAGTTGAAGGAACTTCTGCAATCCGGGTTGCTTGAGGGTTTGCAAGTGAGGTACCTTAGGGGTCCAAAG ACAAGAGGGCCTACGGATATGGGTCTTCAGGGAACGATTAATGGCACGGGAATAACATGTTCTTGTGATATGTGTAGAGGAATTCAA GTTGTGAGCCCAAATAAGTTTGAATTGCATGCAGGTAGTGCAAACAAGCGTCCTGCAGAGTATATATTTTTGCTGAATGGAAAGAGTCTCAGAGACGTGTTGAATGTCTGTAAAGATAATCCTTTAGAAGGCTTGGAAGTAGTTGTTAATAACTTTATCAGTTGTTTGTCCGATAAGGAATCAATTTCTTGTCTTCGCGGCAAAG GGTCTATTGCTAAGGTGGGTGTGGGTAAAACACAGAAGTTGTCTGATTCTTTGAAGATTTTAAAGGAACCCATACGCACATCACCTGCTATTTTGAAGGATTCTGAATGCGTTTCTAGTACAATCTTGAAGGAGTCTGATGATAATTCACCTACGATGATGTTGGATCTCAAACGCGATTCACCAAGGATCCTGGTGGATTCTGAACCTTGCACTACTCCGTCTATGGAAGTTATTAATGG GTCTCTTATGGCAACTTCCATGCAGGTGGTACCCATTCCTAATATGTCTGTTAACAAATCTCTGCAAAGCAAGTCCCAAGGAAAATTGACTAGAAA GGATCTCCGGATGCACAAGTTAGTATTTGAAGAGGATGTGCTTCCAGATGGAACTGCGCTAGCTTACTATGCTCGTGGAGAG AAATGTGCAGAAGGCTACAAGAAGGGGTTTGGAATATTTTGCTTCTGCTGCAATGCCGTG GTTAGCCCTTCCCAGTTTGAAGCTCACGCTGGCTGTGCTTCACGTCGTaaacc TTACTTGCATATTTATGCGTCAAATGGAGTTTCTCTCCACGAGCTGTCAGTTGCATTAACAAAAACACGTAAAGTCTCTCAAGAGGAAAAGGATGACATGTGTTCAATCTGTGGAGATGGAGGGGAACTTCTGTGTTGTGATTCCTGCCCTAGAGTTTTCCACACAG TTTGTGTTTCATTACCTGCCATCCCTGAGAATGACTGGTACTGCAAGTATTGCCAGAATACTTTCCAGAAAGAGAAATTTGTGGAGCGTAATGCTAATGCTGTTGCAGCCGGAAGAGTTGCAGGAATAGATCCATTAGAACAGATTACAAAGCGATGTATACGAATTCTTGAGGTGGTGGCAGAGGCCGATAATGGTGGATGCACATTATGCGG GGGACATGACTTCAATAAAACTGGATTTGGAACTCGAACAGTCATAATATGTGATCAG TGTGAGAGGGAATATCATGTTGGTTGTTTGAAGGAACATAATATGGATGATCTAAAG GCATTGCCAGAGGGTTCGTGGTTCTGTTGCACAGACTGCAACAAAATCCATTCTACTTTGGAGAACCTGCTTGTTAGTGGGGAGATGAAGCTGACAGAATCTTCAATGAGTCTCATAAGGAAGAAGCTAGATGAGAAAGTTTCTAATACTGGTGCAGAACTCGATATAAAATGGAGGCTATTGAGTGGGAAGATGGCTTCAGATGAAACTAAAGCTGTGCTTTCTCAGACTGTGTCCATATTCCAT GATCGGTTTGACCCAATAGCAGATTCAAAATCAAGCTCCTCTGATCATCTTGATCTTATACCACACATGGTTTACGG AAGGAACTGGAACGGTCAAGATCTCGGTGGAATGTACTGTGCTGTATTATCTGTCAA TTCAATGATAGTATCTGCTGGTGTTTTCCGGATTTTTGGAACTGAAGTGGCAGAACTTCCTTTGGTAGCAACCAACATTGATTTCCAAGGATTG GGTTACTTCCAATCATTGTTTAGTTGTATTGAAGACCTTCTAGTATCTCTTAATGTAAAAGACTTTGTGCTACCTTCTGCGGAAGAAGCCAAATCAATATGGACAAATAAATTTGGATTTGCAGAGATGGATGAGAATGAG CTAAAGCAATACAGGAAACATTATCAGATGATGGTCTTCCAAGGGACCACTATGCTTCATAAGTCCATTATGAAATAA
- the LOC124921108 gene encoding cyclin-dependent kinases regulatory subunit 1, with amino-acid sequence MGQIQYSEKYFDDTNEYRHVVLPPEVAKLLPKNRLLSENEWRAIGVQQSRGWVHYAIHRPEPHIMLFRRPLNYQQQQDSQAQQAVAAK; translated from the exons ATGGGTCAGATCCAGTATTCCGAGAAATACTTTGATGATACTAATGAGTATCG TCATGTGGTTCTTCCTCCAGAAGTCGCCAAGCTGCTCCCCAAGAATCGTCTTCTATCTGAG AATGAATGGAGGGCTATTGGAGTGCAACAAAGTCGAGGATGGGTTCATTATGCGATTCATCGCCCTGAGCCTCACATTATGCTCTTCAGGCGGCCACTCAACTATCAGCAGCAGCAAGATAGCCAGGCTCAGCAAGCTGTGGCTGCTAAGTGA
- the LOC124920632 gene encoding pheophorbide a oxygenase, chloroplastic has translation MAFLLSNPIPATTASSISLPSLSFSRITSLSVHPHSRSSSRRRRTTILPPPKVSAPPTPLSSSEKAEEEVISNELEEHQEGFSGKFSWRDHWYPVSLVEDLDPRLPTSFQLLNRDLVLWFDRSNSEWVAFDDKCPHRLAPLSEGRIDENGHLQCSYHGWSFNGSGSCTLIPQAALEGPESRAIKSPRACSTRFPTMVSQGLLFVWPDENGWERSRSTKPPMLPDDFNKAEFSTVNIQRDLFYGYDTLMENVSDPSHINFAHHKVTGRRDRAKPLPFKMESSDFWGFAGSNNDNPKISAEFIAPCYYINKIEIDTKLPFIGDQKWVIWICSFNVPMAPGKTRSIVCSARNFFQFSMPGPAWWQVVPRWHEHWTSNKVYDGDMIVLQGQEKIFLSKSKEFTDVNKEYTKITFTPTQADRLVLAFRNWLRRHGNGQPEWFGSPDQQALPSTYLSKRQMLDRYEQHTLKCSSCKNAYTLFQTLRKFLIGAVVIFSATVGVPTDVQLRIVLAGLAIVSGGLAYGLYELEKNFVFVDYVHAEID, from the exons ATGGCATTCCTTCTCTCTAATCCAATTCCTGCTACTACTGCATCTTCCATTTCATTGCCCTCACTTTCCTTCTCTCGGATCACTTCACTGTCCGTTCACCCCCATTCACGCAGCAgcagcagaagaagaagaaccacCATCCTCCCTCCTCCTAAGGTATCTGCTCCTCCTACTCCCCTTTCTTCCTCTGAGAAAGCTGAAGAAGAAGTGATATCCAACGAATTGGAAGAACACCAAGAGGGTTTTTCTGGAAAGTTCTCATGGAGAGACCACTGGTATCCTGTTTCCCTCGTTGAAGACCTCGATCCTCGACTTCCCACTTCTTTTCAGCTCCTTAATCGGGACCTTGTCCTCTGGTTCGATCGCTCTAACTCCGAATGGGTCGCCTTTGATGACAAATGTCCCCATCGTCTAGCACCCCTCTCG GAAGGAAGGATAGATGAAAATGGGCACTTACAATGCTCTTACCATGGCTGGTCATTCAATGGAAGCGGATCGTGTACCTTAATTCCTCAGGCAGCTTTGGAGGGACCAGAATCACGAGCTATTAAATCTCCTAGAGCTTGTTCAACCAGATTCCCTACCATGGTTTCTCAGGGTTTGCTCTTCGTTTGGCCAGATGAGAATGGTTGGGAAAGATCTCGATCAACCAAACCTCCCAT GTTGCCTGATGATTTTAATAAGGCTGAGTTCTCAACTGTCAACATTCAGCGCGACTTGTTCTATGGCTATGATACTCTCATGGAGAATGTATCTGATCCTTCCCATATTAATTTTGCTCATCACAAG GTAACCGGGAGGAGGGATAGAGCCAAACCTTTGCCTTTTAAGATGGAATCATCCGACTTCTGGGGGTTTGCTGGGTCCAATAATGACAATCCCAAGATCAGCGCTGAATTTATTGCACCTTGTTACTACATCAACAA AATAGAGATTGACACGAAGCTTCCTTTTATTGGCGATCAGAAATGGGTAATATGGATTTGTTCGTTTAATGTTCCAATGGCACCTGGAAAGACACGTTCAATAGTTTGTAGTGCCCGAAACTTCTTCCAATTCTCAATGCCTGGTCCTGCATGGTGGCAG GTTGTTCCTAGATGGCACGAGCATTGGACATCAAATAAAGTGTACGACGGTGACATGATTGTCCTTCAAGGTCAAGAAAAGATATTTCTTTCAAAATCAAAGGAATTTACAGATGTCAACAAAGAATACACAAAAATCACTTTTACACCTACACAAGCCGATCGTTTGGTATTGGCATTTAGAAACTGGCTGAGACGTCATGGTAATGGCCAACCCGAATGGTTTGGTTCTCCCGATCAACAGGCATTGCCATCTACATATCTATCCAAACGCCAG ATGTTGGACCGATATGAGCAACACACTCTCAAGTGTTCGTCGTGCAAGAATGCTTATACATTGTTCCAAACTTTACGAAAGTTTCTTATCGGGGCAGTTGTCATATTTTCTGCAACAGTTGGGGTTCCTACGGATGTACAGTTACGGATTGTTTTGGCTGGACTTGCAATTGTAAGCGGCGGTTTGGCCTATGGTCTTTATGAACTCGAGAAGAATTTTGTGTTTGTTGATTATGTTCATGCCGAAATTGACTAA